The Trichoderma breve strain T069 chromosome 2, whole genome shotgun sequence DNA segment CTTGCAGTTCCCCACATGACGCTTTTCAACAAAGGAGCTTTCCAGTCTCCCCAACTGCTTCCCTGTCTGCCTCCCTCTCCCGTTTGGTCATTgactatttcttttcttttggggCAAAAGATATGTCACTTGTGTTACTATAATCCATCACCTCCCACTCCAGTTGGTATATACTTTCGCTAAATTTCCCACTGCCGAGGCTACCATGGACGAGAACCTAAAGAAAGAGTATGAAGCTAGAGCTCAGAAAGTGCGAGCAAACCTGAAGCAATGGGAGGCAGACTGGGCAAAGACACACGGTGGGAAGAAGCCGGGAAGAGAGGACATCAAGAATACCCCCATTATAGGTACGTCCACGGCTCGACAATCCTTCAATATGAACTGGCCTCGCTAAATCTGCAACAGCTCAGAAATATAAAGACTATAATAAGCTCCGCGATATAATAGCTGGGAAACTAGTCCCTCCTCCAGATACCTCTATATCCAAGCAGAAACACGAGAAGCGTAAATCGGACGGCGCACCAGTTGGAACTCCTATGAAGCGAGCAAAGCATGCCGAGACCCCTTCGAAGCGATTGGCTCCAAACGGCGAGGAATATATGAACAGTCCGGCTATCTCTAGAAAGCTATTTAGTCCAGCACCAGTAACGTCCATTGGACCGACACCTCAACGAGATGGCAAAGTCCTTGGTTTATTTGATTTACTGGTGGAAAGGGAGTTTAAAAGCCCAATGAAGGGGGCGAGTAACACAACCACTTCCCTCGCAACCCCCAGTAAGCACAGAAGCAGCTTATttgaggatgctgcagccaaTCTTGGCCGTACTCCGACCTCCACGAGCAAACGAAAACTGTTTTCAACaccaatgaagaagagagatgggcAGAATACAGTCGGGACGCCTTCGTCCATATCGAAACTGCAATTCGACACTCCTGCGTTTCTAAAGAGACATTCACTCCCGACACTAGACGAAAACACAACGTTTGGTGCCCCCCCTCTAAGGCTACCGCGGAAGTCTTTGGTTCGTGGTTTGAGCGAAATAGTAGCCAGCCTTCGGAAAGTCGAAGAAGAGGTGCTGGACGATGATCTCGAGGCGCTACGTGAGGCTGAGGCCGACGCTGAAGCAGAGTCCAGAGGTCCAATTCAGCCTCCCGTTAAGCCGCGAAAACAAGAACCAAAGCAAGACATACTGGAGCCAGATAGCCAAGCTAAACAGCTACCATTGGGTggatttgatgatgaaggaaTGTACGACAGCCCTACAGAAGACGCTGTAGACCGGGACGGACGACCTATGAAGAtattcaagaagaagggtcaGAAGCGAACAACACGACGTGTCAACATGCGGCCAGTTCGAACCAAACGGCCAACGAACGTGGCAGAAGGCAATGAAAGCGGTGcggaggaggacgaagacgataCCGTTGCAGAAACACAAGCTCAGACGGGCAGGTCAGATGTCGCAGGCGAATCTGACGGCGAGTTTATagacggagatgaagatgatacCCCAGACACAAAGGCTAAAAAGCCCGCCAAGGAGGAAGGAGTGGTAAAGAAGCCGACTCGCAAGGTGAACCAGCTGGCACATGCAAACTTCCACAGGCTGAAGCTGCGTAACCATGGTGCCAAGGGCGGTCCAGGCTATAACAGCCGAttcagaagaaggagatgaagctggagggAAATGGGTGAGCAATATTTGGGATCAAACGGAAGAGTAAGATATATTATGACATGGGCTGTAGCGGAAAATGCATACCGGGCGTTCTTCAGGATGGAAACAGTAAATACATTTGGAAGATGTTGGAATTAAGAGCGATATGTTTGTGTTTAAACTACCTATGTTGACCTTGAGTAATCCTATTAGACAATGGATGAAGTCAAACTGTGACAATCAAGGCCAGCCTTGGTTAATCGAGTGTGAAGTTgtcgcttctgcttcttgataTAACAATCGGGTGTCGAGTCACTGGAGTGCTAGGTGGTCTATCCACCATTCAGCTTATTGTGATGTTCCAAACAAAAGCCCTGGTATCAATGTCTTTCTAGGATGGGCACCCAGAATGAATATGCTCAGAGATGCGGCTCATTTCATTCAATTCTTCCGTTTTATTCTATAttgatctttttttatcttctttAGTTGcattctttttcctttcacACTCTTTCATTCAAACAAAGCCCACCAGCCAAAGCGCTTAGGTCCCAGATTAGGCCATACAACAAAGGCTCTGTCTTCCTTTTCACACAAACATGATACTGCATCCTTTTTCTTAAGTGCTCcttcgttttcttttgtgcTTTCTTTGTTAtcagattttttttttttttccaatttttctcttcttttgatgCGAGACTTTCTCCACTgtcgcttttctttttttctacttCGCTTACTTATATTGCATTTTAAGCCGTGAtggcatctttttctttcttcccagtTTGTACGGGTTCTCACTCTTTGCCAGAGATCTCTGTATTTCtatcttctcttctcctttctcttcgtGAATGTGGTTCTCTTGGATCTGTCATTTATTAGAATAGCCGGTAGCCAAGCCGACTTTCGACTCGCCTCTTGTCGCCTGCCACTCAACGCAGCTGGCTGGCACTGCTGTCAACAGCTGGCAAAATTCTACTGCGCTACGAGCTCAGCATAAATTCTTTTCTATGcccttcctctcttctcacaTAAAGTTACCCAGTcattctttgtttgtttacaTTTTTGCCCGCGTCCATTGTTGGTGGGATTTTTGATACACCTATAGGAGTTCGATTCACCTTTTCTTCGTTCGCTTTCCGGGTTATTCGTTGGAGTTACTTGACGATATTTGGAGTTTTGTTTGATTTCATTGGGTCATCATCGCATTAGACCTCAATCGATTTACCTATTCGCTAGTTGTCAACAAATTTTGCTGTCTTGAGTTGCTTTTGCTACGAAACAGGATGGAGGGTGGTGTATCCTCTCAGGATACTCAGGAATTCTTTGCTTTTACGACCACCAGTACAACAACAATCCGTTCATGGCGTGCTACCGTCGTGAATCTCAACGAAACCGGGCGTCCATCGACACCAT contains these protein-coding regions:
- a CDS encoding DNA replication and checkpoint protein domain-containing protein, yielding MDENLKKEYEARAQKVRANLKQWEADWAKTHGGKKPGREDIKNTPIIAQKYKDYNKLRDIIAGKLVPPPDTSISKQKHEKRKSDGAPVGTPMKRAKHAETPSKRLAPNGEEYMNSPAISRKLFSPAPVTSIGPTPQRDGKVLGLFDLLVEREFKSPMKGASNTTTSLATPSKHRSSLFEDAAANLGRTPTSTSKRKLFSTPMKKRDGQNTVGTPSSISKLQFDTPAFLKRHSLPTLDENTTFGAPPLRLPRKSLVRGLSEIVASLRKVEEEVLDDDLEALREAEADAEAESRGPIQPPVKPRKQEPKQDILEPDSQAKQLPLGGFDDEGMYDSPTEDAVDRDGRPMKIFKKKGQKRTTRRVNMRPVRTKRPTNVAEGNESGAEEDEDDTVAETQAQTGRSDVAGESDGEFIDGDEDDTPDTKAKKPAKEEGVVKKPTRKVNQLAHANFHRLKLRNHGAKGGPGYNSRFRRRR